In one Solanum lycopersicum chromosome 11, SLM_r2.1 genomic region, the following are encoded:
- the LOC138339326 gene encoding uncharacterized protein, translating into MSSHLRDFTRMNPPTFYGSKVEEDPQEFIDEIDKILYAMGLSISEKAELATYQLKDVAQTWYVQWRDNRPLRGGTVTWEVFKKALLDRFFPMEKREDNLMDFINLSQGGMSVLEYSLKFTKLSKYAPSLVSDPTDEMNYFVTGVSDDLQEKCHLAMLHDNMKISRLMVHAQQVKEARSKRKSIDSKRARSFDSRSSRGRLEIQDKPRFKKRVSSQVPSKFLKARDDKVSNPKP; encoded by the coding sequence ATGTCCTCCCATCtaagggatttcacaaggatgaatcctcctactttctatgggtccaaagttgaagaagacccccaagagttcattgatgaaatcgACAAGATCCTCTATGCCATGGGTTTGTCTAttagtgagaaggccgagttagccacttaccaactcaaagatgtggcccaaacttggtatgtccaatggagggacaataggccATTAAGGGGTGGAACGGTGACTTGGGAGGTGTTCAAGAAGGCtcttcttgataggttctttcctatgGAGAAGAGGGAAGACAATTTGATGGATTTCATCAACCTtagtcaaggaggtatgagtgttcttgaatactctttgaaatttactaaactgtcaaaatatgctccttctttggtttccgacCCTACAGATGAAATGAACTACTTTGTGACAGGAGTGTCGGATGACTTGCAAGAGAAGTGTCATTtggctatgctacatgacaatatgaaaatttctcgtctcatggttcatgctcaacaagtgaaAGAGGCAAGGTCTAAGAGGAAGAGTATAGATTCcaagagggcaagatcttttgataGTCGTTCCTCAAGGGGTAGGCTtgagattcaagacaagcctaggttcaagaagagggtttcaagtcaagttccttccaagttcCTTAAGGCTAGGGATGATaaggtgtctaaccctaagccttAA